A stretch of Brassica napus cultivar Da-Ae chromosome C6, Da-Ae, whole genome shotgun sequence DNA encodes these proteins:
- the LOC106353963 gene encoding probable thimet oligopeptidase, translating into MTENDKKTLRFNPMKLKLVTFTGAAGLLGLAVSFAIFAFKSHKDKYKKKGLPGCDSVCVNLSAKEILELADEIISNSTRVHDDVALVPLNKLSYENVVLPPAELEARQLPLIQSCVIPKMLSPHDNVRKASAEAELKIDDHLLSCRKREDVYRVIKVYAAKGESISPEAKRYLQCLVRDFEHNGLNLTATKREEVDRLRNEIDELSMRYVQNLNEDSSCLFFTEAELAGLPLEFLQSLDKTQNKEFKLTLESNHVAAILELCKIAKTRKTVAMAYGKRCGDANIPVLQKLVQSRHRLARLLGYAHFADYALDHRMSKTSTRVIRFLEDISSNLTDLASRELSFLKDLKRKEEGELPFGVEDLLFYIKRVEELQFDLDFGDIRQYFPISLVLPGIFKICQDLFGIKIEEVTEIDVWYYDVRAFAVFDSGSGKLLGYFYLDMFSREGKFSQSCVVALQNNALFSNGACQIPVALLIAQLAKDGGEAVPLGFSEVVNLFHEFGHVVQHICNRASFARFSGLRVDPDFREIPSQLLENWCYESFTLKLISGYRQDITKPLVDEVCKTLKRWRYSFSALKSLQEILYCLFDQKIYSDDDVDFHQLIRSLHPKVMLGLPVVEGTNPASCFTRAVIGSEATCYSRLWSEVYAADIFASQFGDGHPNLYNGLQFRDKVLAPGGGKEAMELLTSFLGREPSTEAYIESRSKYSL; encoded by the exons ATGACAGAAAACGACAAGAAAACGCTACGATTCAATCCCATGAAGCTCAAACTTGTAACCTTCACCGGAGCGGCCGGGCTGCTCGGACTCGCCGTCAGCTTCGCCATCTTCGCTTTCAAGTCTCACAAGGACAAATACAAGAAGAAAG GTCTTCCTGGATGTGATTCTGTTTGTGTTAACCTATCTGCGAAGGAGATTCTCGAATTAGCCGACGAGATCATCTCCAATTCCACGAGAGTTCATGATGATGTCGCCTTGGTTCCTCTAAACAAG CTCTCTTATGAGAATGTTGTGTTGCCACCGGCGGAGCTTGAAGCGAGACAGCTTCCTCTTATACAATCCTGTGTGATACCTAAGATGTTATCTCCTCACGATAACGTTCGTAAAGCTAGTGCTGAAGCTGAGCTGAAGATAGACGATCATCTTCTCTCCtgcag AAAACGTGAAGATGTTTACCGCGTTATCAAAGTTTATGCTGCAAAGGGAGAATCAATTTCTCCGGAAGCTAAACGCTACCTACAGTGTCTG GTTAGAGACTTCGAGCACAATGGTCTGAACCTTACTGCAACAAAAAGAGAGGAAGTGGATAGACTGAGAAATGAAATTGATGAGCTAAGCATGCGTTACGTTCAGAACTTAAATGAAGATAGTTCTTGTCTCTTTTTTACCGAGGCTGAGCTTGCTGGTCTGCCTCTGGAATTCCTTCAG AGTTTGGATAAAACTCAAAATAAAGAATTCAAGCTCACCTTGGAAAGTAATCACGTGGCAGCTATCCTAGAGTTGTGCAAG ATAGCCAAGACAAGGAAGACAGTGGCTATGGCATATGGAAAGAGATGTGGAGATGCCAATATTCCGGTTTTACAAAAATTG GTTCAGTCGCGCCATAGATTAGCTCGCTTACTTGGTTATGCACACTTTGCAGATTATGCTCTCGATCATAGGATGTCAAAGACATCAACAAGG GTGATCAGGTTCCTGGAGGACATTTCTTCCAATTTAACTGATTTGGCTAGTAGAGAGTTGTCCTTTTTGAAAGACTTGAAG AGGAAAGAAGAAGGGGAGCTTCCGTTTGGTGTAGAagatcttttattttatataaagagGGTAGAGGAGTTGCAGTTTGATCTTGATTTTGGAGATATCCGACAATATTTTCCTATCAGTTTGGTCCTTCCCGGGATCTTTAAAATATGTCAGGACCTTTTTG GAataaagattgaagaggttacAGAAATTGATGTCTGGTATTATGATGTTCGAGCATTTGCCGTCTTTGACTCCGGATCTGGAAAGCTTTTGGGATATTTCTATCTTGACATGTTTTCAAG GGAAGGGAAATTTAGTCAGAGCTGTGTGGTTGCTCTTCAGAACAATGCACTGTTCTCCAATGGTGCATGTCAG ATTCCTGTGGCATTGCTTATTGCACAATTAGCAAAGGATGGTGGTGAAGCTGTGCCTTTGGGGTTCTCTGAGGTGGTTAATCTTTTTCATGAGTTTGGCCATGTG GTCCAACATATCTGCAATCGTGCTTCATTTGCTAGATTCTCAGGCCTACGTGTTGACCCTGACTTTCGAGAGATCCCTTCTCAACTACTGGAAAACTG GTGTTACGAGAGTTTCACCTTGAAGTTAATATCAGGTTATCGTCAG GATATCACCAAGCCACTTGTGGATGAAGTCTGCAAAACACTCAAACGTTGGCGATATTCCTTCTCTGCACTCAAGTCGCTTCAAGAGATACTATACT GTCTATTCGATCAGAAAATATATTCGGATGATGATGTGGACTTTCACCAACTAATCAGGAGTCTTCATCCAAAG GTAATGTTAGGGCTACCAGTGGTGGAAGGAACAAACCCTGCTTCATGTTTCACACGTGCTGTAATCGGCTCTGAAGCAACATGTTACAGCCGTTTATGGAGTGAG GTTTATGCTGCTGATATATTTGCTTCACAATTTGGAGATGGGCATCCGAATTTGTATAATGGCTTGCAGTTCAGAGACAAA GTGTTGGCCCCGGGAGGAGGCAAAGAGGCCATGGAACTTCTTACAAGTTTTCTTGGAAGGGAACCATCAACAGAAGCTTACATTGAGAGCCGGTCAAAGTATAGTTTGTGA
- the LOC106353964 gene encoding protein HHL1, chloroplastic isoform X2, whose protein sequence is MRWFKLVHRIKELIEWLNTNPVYNPGSVQPSRRRGTSQWIRYDPRNHHHHPKKPPLVNLSAQMEVSMSLNALTRLPLKNTGRLEEFGLARHSLFTSRTSCLETAQRRRKVLVVEAKGKKGMAARQYQRTPPPMPKIEDDGNPRFVIFIRMANVYLWYPLSIIAGGTTAKIMVAAKDNLLGKYIYKDTIARNIAAVIYRDEKEIQKTAIKQHRVLRTATEFRYGYKLVENGNMRAALSTSDVIELPTQDQLKTVFDKVKDFFGDAKESFGKISSLNPGTDEETEGSPDEKAK, encoded by the exons ATGAGGTGGTTCAAGCTGGTACATAGAATAAAAGAGTTGATTGAGTGGCTAAACACAAATCCGGTTTACAATCCCGGTTCGGTTCAACCGAGTAGGAGACGTGGCACGTCACAGTGGATAAGGTACGATCCacgaaatcatcatcatcatcccaaAAAGCCCCCGTTGGTGAATCTAAGTGCTCAAATGGAGGTAAGTATGTCTCTCAACGCGTTAACTCGGCTTCCACTGAAGAACACGGGAAGACTCGAAGAGTTCGGTTTAGCTAGACATTCACTGTTCACCTCGAGAACGTCATGCCTAGAGACGGCGCAGCGGAGGAGGAAGGTTTTAGTGGTGGAGGCGAAGGGGAAGAAAGGTATGGCGGCGCGTCAGTATCAACGTACGCCTCCTCCTATGCCTAAGATTGAAGATGACGGAAACCCTAGATTCGTTATCTTCATTCGTATGGCCAAT GTGTACCTTTGGTATCCTCTTAGTATAATAGCAGGTGGTACAACTGCTAAGATCATGGTTGCTGCGAAAGATAACCTCTTGGGGAAGTATATTTACAAAGACACCATTGCTAGAAACATTGCTGCTGTTATTTACAGA GATGAGAAGGAGATACAAAAGACAGCAATTAAGCAGCATCGTGTCTTGCGGACTGCCACTGAGTTTCGATATGGCTACAAACTTGTT GAAAATGGAAATATGAGAGCTGCACTGAGTACCTCAGATGTTATCGAG CTCCCAACCCAGGACCAGCTTAAAACAGTATTCGACAAAGTGAAGGACTTTTTCGGGGATGCAAAAGAGTCATTCGGAAAGATTTCATCACTGAATCCTGGGACAGATGAAGAAACCGAAGGAAGCCCTGATGAGAAAGCCAAGTAA
- the LOC106353964 gene encoding protein HHL1, chloroplastic isoform X1, which translates to MRWFKLVHRIKELIEWLNTNPVYNPGSVQPSRRRGTSQWIRYDPRNHHHHPKKPPLVNLSAQMEVSMSLNALTRLPLKNTGRLEEFGLARHSLFTSRTSCLETAQRRRKVLVVEAKGKKGMAARQYQRTPPPMPKIEDDGNPRFVIFIRMANVYLWYPLSIIAGGTTAKIMVAAKDNLLGKYIYKDTIARNIAAVIYRDEKEIQKTAIKQHRVLRTATEFRYGYKLVENGNMRAALSTSDVIELPTQDQLKTVFDKVKDFFGDAKESFGKISSLNPGTDEETEGSPDEKAKVQG; encoded by the exons ATGAGGTGGTTCAAGCTGGTACATAGAATAAAAGAGTTGATTGAGTGGCTAAACACAAATCCGGTTTACAATCCCGGTTCGGTTCAACCGAGTAGGAGACGTGGCACGTCACAGTGGATAAGGTACGATCCacgaaatcatcatcatcatcccaaAAAGCCCCCGTTGGTGAATCTAAGTGCTCAAATGGAGGTAAGTATGTCTCTCAACGCGTTAACTCGGCTTCCACTGAAGAACACGGGAAGACTCGAAGAGTTCGGTTTAGCTAGACATTCACTGTTCACCTCGAGAACGTCATGCCTAGAGACGGCGCAGCGGAGGAGGAAGGTTTTAGTGGTGGAGGCGAAGGGGAAGAAAGGTATGGCGGCGCGTCAGTATCAACGTACGCCTCCTCCTATGCCTAAGATTGAAGATGACGGAAACCCTAGATTCGTTATCTTCATTCGTATGGCCAAT GTGTACCTTTGGTATCCTCTTAGTATAATAGCAGGTGGTACAACTGCTAAGATCATGGTTGCTGCGAAAGATAACCTCTTGGGGAAGTATATTTACAAAGACACCATTGCTAGAAACATTGCTGCTGTTATTTACAGA GATGAGAAGGAGATACAAAAGACAGCAATTAAGCAGCATCGTGTCTTGCGGACTGCCACTGAGTTTCGATATGGCTACAAACTTGTT GAAAATGGAAATATGAGAGCTGCACTGAGTACCTCAGATGTTATCGAG CTCCCAACCCAGGACCAGCTTAAAACAGTATTCGACAAAGTGAAGGACTTTTTCGGGGATGCAAAAGAGTCATTCGGAAAGATTTCATCACTGAATCCTGGGACAGATGAAGAAACCGAAGGAAGCCCTGATGAGAAAGCCAA GGTCCAAGGCTGA
- the LOC106357138 gene encoding two-component response regulator ARR11 — protein sequence MDKGFSPVGLRVLVVDDDPTWLKILEKMLKKCSYEVTTCGLAREALRLLRERKDGYDIVISDVNMPDMDGFKLLEHVGLELDLPVIMMSVDGETKRVMKGVQHGACDYLLKPIRMKELKIIWQHVLRKKLQEVRDIEGCYEGGADWFTRNDETHYLGGGEDVSFGRKRKEFDFEKKLLLQDESDPSSSTAKKARVVWSFELHQKFVNAVNQIGCDHKAGPKKILDLMNVPWLTRENVASHLQKYRLYLSRLEKGKELKCYSGGVKNMDSPPKDAEFSSLIHKGETDPKQLASSSVSDPSSDVHMPPKAKKTRVEFDPPISSSAFDSLIPWDDVIEPKPTILYESSFLQQQPLPSQSPYVANSAPTLMEDEMKPSYETCVNADEFLMPQDKNSTVILQDLVDLSAPSVISSNVTNDTETMLRSLNWELPESHHSGFIDTDLDFSWIQNEHFLANTSGNFQNFQFQDYSCSPSLLSELPPHPWFGNEPEEYTLMIDNGLFIS from the exons ATGGATAAAGGCTTCTCTCCCGTCGGTCTAAGAGTTCTTGTGGTTGACGACGACCCAACATGGCTCAAGATTCTTGAGAAGATGCTCAAGAAGTGCTCTTACGAAG TCACTACATGTGGGTTAGCTAGAGAAGCTCTGAGGCTGCTCCGGGAGCGTAAGGACGGATATGATATCGTGATCAGCGACGTGAACATGCCTGACATGGACGGCTTCAAGCTCCTTGAGCACGTTGGACTCGAACTGGACCTCCCTGTCATAA TGATGTCAGTGGACGGTGAGACGAAAAGAGTGATGAAAGGCGTTCAGCACGGAGCGTGTGATTACCTGTTGAAGCCTATAAggatgaaggagctgaagaTCATATGGCAGCACGTTCTGAGAAAGAAGCTTCAAGAAGTGAGAGACATCGAAGGCTGCTACGAAGGAGGAGCTGATTGGTTCACCAGAAACGATGAGACGCATTATCTTGGAGGAGGTGAAGATGTTTCTTTTGGGAGAAAGAGGAAAGAGTTTGACTTTGAGaagaagcttcttcttcaggaTGAGAGTGACCCATCATCATCTACCGCCAAGAAAGCAAGAGTGGTTTGGTCTTTTGAGCTTCATCAGAAGTTTGTCAACGCTGTTAACCAGATCGGTTGCGATCACA AAGCTGGTCCCAAGAAGATATTGGATCTCATGAATGTTCCATGGCTCACTAGGGAAAACGTTGCGAGCCACCTCCAG AAGTACAGGCTTTACCTGAGCAGGTTGGAGAAAGGGAAGGAGCTGAAGTGTTATTCTGGTGGAGTAAAGAATATGGATTCACCTCCAAAAGATGCTGAATTTAGTTCTCTGATCCATAAAGGAGAGACTGATCCAAAGCAACTTGCTTCATCTTCAGTGTCTGACCCCAGCAGTGATGTTCATATGCCTCCAAAAGCGAAAAAGACGCGTGTAGAATTTGATCCTCCCATTTCCTCCAGTGCATTTGACTCTCTTATTCCCTGGGATGATGTTATTGAACCGAAGCCCACGATTCTGTACGAGAGCAGCTTTCTTCAGCAACAACCATTACCAAGTCAAAGTCCCTATGTTGCAAACTCTGCACCAACTCTCATGGAAGACGAAATGAAGCCTTCTTATGAGACTTGTGTGAATGCAGATGAGTTTCTCATGCCACAAGACAAGAACTCTACTGTGATCCTCCAAGATCTGGTGGACTTGTCTGCTCCCTCTGTCATCTCCTCAAATGTAACGAACGATACAGAGACGATGCTGAGAAGCTTGAACTGGGAGCTTCCAGAATCACATCATTCTGGTTTTATAGACACTGACTTAGACTTCAGTTGGATTCAAAACGAGCATTTTCTTGCAAACACCTCCGGGAACTTCCAAAACTTCCAGTTTCAAGATTACAGTTGTAGCCCATCTCTCCTATCCGAGCTCCCACCTCACCCTTGGTTTGGAAATGAACCTGAGGAGTATACCCTCATGATAGACAATGGTTTATTCATATCTTGA